TGAGAATGCACGCCGGCTTCGGTCATCACCAGGCCTGCAACGGCAGCGTGGTGGCTTATGGCGCCGACAACTTCAATTCCCGTGATCCCCGGCTGTGGTCCGTGCAGTTCACCGGAACGGCCCGGATCGTCGAGCCGACCACCCTTGAACTCGAGTTGTTCGGACCGGTCCCGCATTTCGTGGACGGCGCGGTCTTCGACCCCGCCTACATGCGCATCGAGCCCCAGTTCGTCACCGTGCACTCGCTGGCCGAAAATCCGGACCGGGAGTACCAGCACGCCCTCTGAGCTGCGCATTCACCGATCAACGCGAACGGCCCGGCGGAATCGAATTCCGCCGGGCCTGTTCACTCGTCACGCCTAAGGTTCGTCAACCGGATTGGGCGGGTCCACCGGCGGAATCACACTCTTCGACGGCGACGGCTTCGTCGACGGCGACTTCGACGGAGTGATCGACGCCGAGGGCGTCGAGCTGAACGACGGCGTCGCCGACGGGCTCGTGCTCGGCGTGAACTTGCTGCTGCGGCTCGGCTGCGGCACGGACTCCTCCGACGAGCGCGAGGGCTGCGTCTCGTGCGACGGCGTGCTCTGCTGCGCGGACGGGGTCGTCTGCTGGCCGCTCGAGGAACTCTGGACGGCAGGCGGAACGCTGTCGTCCTTGTTCTTGTGCGACATGGAGTTGACGGCGTACGCCACGCCGCCCGCGATCGCGACGATCGCCAGCACCGCGAACAGCCACAGCTTCCACCGGCTGCCGCCGCGGTCGTCGTAGCCGTCGTAGCCGCCCGGTCCACCGCCGCGGCCGTGGTTGTCGTACCCGCCCCCGCCGGGGAAGGCCGAGCCGTCGTCCGGGTTCAGCGGCGGCACCATCGGCTGCTGGAACTGCGAGGTCGTGGCGTGCGCCGGGTAATTCTGCTGGCCGCCGTGCTGGCCCATCGGCATCGCCGTGGTCTGCGCCGCGCCGCCGCGCCCGTGCGGCAGGGCCATGGCGACCGGGCCGGTGTTCCAGGTGCCCGTGTTCGGCCCCTGGTCGTGCAGCATCTGCAGCGCGTACTGGACCAGCCCGCGCATCTCCTCGGCGCTCTGGAACCGGTCGTCCGGGTCCTTGGCGAGGGAGCGCATGACGAGGCCGTCGAGCTCCTGCGGGATGTGGTGGCCCTCCGGCAGCTGCGAGGGCGGGACCGGCGCGTCCTGCACGTGCTGGTAGACCACCGACAGCGGGGTCTCGCCGGTGAACGGGGGCCGCAGCGCGAGCAGTTCGTACAGCAGACAGCCGGTCGCGTACAGGTCGGAGCGGTGGTCCACCGCCTTGCCGAGCGCCTGCTCGGGGGAGAGGTACTGCGGGGTGCCCATGACCATGCCGGTCTGCGTCATCGTCGACTGGGCGCCGTGCAGGGCGCGGGCGATGCCGAAGTCCATCACCTTGACCGCGCCGGTCTCCGTGATGATGACGTTCGCGGGCTTGATGTCGCGGTGCACGATGCCGTGCTGGTGCGAGTACGCGAGGGCTTCGAGCACGCCCGAGGTGATGATGAGCGCCTGCTCCGGGCCGGGGGCCTCGGCGCTGATCAGCAGGTCGCGAATGGTGCGGCCCTCGACCAGCTCCATCACGATGTACGGGACGGTGTTCGGGCCGACCCGGTCCTCGCCCGAGTCGTACACGGCGACGACGGCGTGGTGGTTGAGTCCGGCGACCGACTGCGCCTCGCGCGTGAAGCGGGCCTTGGAGACCGGGTCCTCGGCGAGGTCGGCGCGCAGCAGCTTCACGGCGACGGTCCGGCCCAGCCGGACGTCCTCGGCTGCGAACACCTCCGCCATGCCGCCACGGCCCAGGCGGTGGGTGAGCCGGTACCGGCCGTCGCCGACCAGGCCGCCGGCGCCCCAATGCTCAGGACCCTCGGCCATCCCGGCGCCGTTTCCCTCGGGTTCGGGTGCCATCAGTCCTCGCCGTCGTCTCTCTCGGCCGCCGCTCAGCGGTAGGTCCTTTTCGGGTGCTCCGATGAACGCTACAGCCTCGGAACAGGTCGCCGTTCGGACAATGGCGCGCCGTGACCCGTGGTCACGGAACGGGCACCCGGCTTGACGTGTG
The Streptomyces sp. NBC_01296 DNA segment above includes these coding regions:
- a CDS encoding pyridoxamine 5'-phosphate oxidase family protein, coding for MSPEELHAIELLRRVPYGRMATSMRALPFLALARHVVVDGKVVLRMHAGFGHHQACNGSVVAYGADNFNSRDPRLWSVQFTGTARIVEPTTLELELFGPVPHFVDGAVFDPAYMRIEPQFVTVHSLAENPDREYQHAL
- a CDS encoding protein kinase domain-containing protein; translated protein: MAPEPEGNGAGMAEGPEHWGAGGLVGDGRYRLTHRLGRGGMAEVFAAEDVRLGRTVAVKLLRADLAEDPVSKARFTREAQSVAGLNHHAVVAVYDSGEDRVGPNTVPYIVMELVEGRTIRDLLISAEAPGPEQALIITSGVLEALAYSHQHGIVHRDIKPANVIITETGAVKVMDFGIARALHGAQSTMTQTGMVMGTPQYLSPEQALGKAVDHRSDLYATGCLLYELLALRPPFTGETPLSVVYQHVQDAPVPPSQLPEGHHIPQELDGLVMRSLAKDPDDRFQSAEEMRGLVQYALQMLHDQGPNTGTWNTGPVAMALPHGRGGAAQTTAMPMGQHGGQQNYPAHATTSQFQQPMVPPLNPDDGSAFPGGGGYDNHGRGGGPGGYDGYDDRGGSRWKLWLFAVLAIVAIAGGVAYAVNSMSHKNKDDSVPPAVQSSSSGQQTTPSAQQSTPSHETQPSRSSEESVPQPSRSSKFTPSTSPSATPSFSSTPSASITPSKSPSTKPSPSKSVIPPVDPPNPVDEP